The genome window AATTAAAAGGACAGAGATTAAAACCAAGTTCAGATTACACTGAAggattaatatataatgatacaTTACAAAATCCTCATTTTTCGAAGAATGTAGGATTAGAAAACCTAGGGAGGAAGTCTTTAGACGATGGATTTTTAGGTAAAGTGCAAGGTTTTTTTACTGAAACATTAGGACAAGTAGAACCAGCACCTATTCTTGGTGTATCTGGYGGGATgggtgctttatttttactttttaaggtatgtattgctttaaaaatatacctatatgtttataatacctttaaaaaaaaattcattagCATAAAATTGTGTTTTAAATTCaccaaatgttttttttattattagtaTACTCCAGTTGGATCCTCctttggaggaagaagaggacgtATGCATCGAATCCCTAACAATTTCGGTGAATATTACGCAGGATTTGTCCCAGGTTTTGCTGAACAGGACTATGGAAATTTTGGAAACGAACgatataatatatcttaTAGGCCCgaataaaacatattacaTTATCTCTTAATAGAAAATAAGTTTAATTAGTAACTAGACTAGGAAATAAACTGTCCACCATTGCATTTCTATATTTAATCAAAACAAATATAACATCACAATGAAATACAGGTTAtacataaaatgaataaaaaaattacataattctttatataaattttatctcaaaatatcatttatatattttcagtATCACGAAAAATatcttaaaatgtaaatgaattatacaataaaataaactatTGTAAccaatgcatatatattattattcatgatatattttataactgtaagtaaattatacaaaataatacacACCATATAagttaattaaaacaaaaattcatCTTAAAAGGATATACAACAATATGTATACgcatgaaatatattaatatgccTAAATGTTATAAGAAGTTTCAAAATgattgtaataatttaatttatgctCACAAGTTGTAATATACACTGCATAACTacagaaataataaatgtgaaACAAATAATCTTATTAGCTTGCAGTAACATAATCACGACATGAGCATAAATTAAGAATTTCACGAATCATTCAAtagcaaaatatattatttaataagttatttatggaaaatatttattattttaataagataaattaaaaaagatatatcaccttgttttttttctatttttttctttttattttattaataataaccAATATTAATTAccttattttatataagtgCTTTATATATagtgttacatttttttctattattctTCATTCTATTATAAAAGAAGAGAATACTATGTAGAAAGTTAAGATTTTAATTGATAATTTCTATGgttataaaattacataGTTCAAagtcataaataataatatctaAAATATATCAGTTTTTCAATACTAAGTAACTCAAACTAAATTGATAAtatcattaaaaattaaacacatcataataattataaatgatttaactatatatatgttattttaacGTACTACTcactattatatttttcttcttttcgtatattatttaatgcaGTTCTCAAGAActgtaattattataactatTAAAACGAATAATATTCactataatatttattcatatatcagaataattatttcattttatacaataaatatgaatataagaaaatttatgtatcttattattataaaaattaagtttTAATAATATGGTTTATATGCTAGAGCATGCAAATATGCTgatacaatttttaaaaaataggaaatatatacaattaaCAATACCCCcgaaataatattaatgtttgcacataaaagaaaatatattctcTTGCATTTTTAGGGTTCCACTTTCGTATAAtatttagaagaaaaaaaaataaaaatttgtacatCTCACTATTAGacattttatgtattaataaagaatatatgatttatatatttgcaaACATTAATATTACATGTTAATTTGCATAATCCCcagcaaataaatataattattggtattaaaaagaaaggaaaatttaaattaatacataagaaataaatataaattctcATTGAAGCTTATTCGattattattctattaatcttcaataaaatatgaaaagttTTCATGTATAAAATTCATACGAATAATAATTGCCAAAATTtgattacaattttttagaaataaaatagaattaattattatatatgaaaatttt of Plasmodium vivax scf_5253 genomic scaffold, whole genome shotgun sequence contains these proteins:
- a CDS encoding variable surface protein Vir6, truncated, putative (encoded by transcript PVX_057190A) codes for the protein LIYNDTLQNPHFSKNVGLENLGRKSLDDGFLGKVQGFFTETLGQVEPAPILGVSGGMGALFLLFKYTPVGSSFGGRRGRMHRIPNNFGEYYAGFVPGFAEQDYGNFGNERYNISYRPE